The Sulfurimonas aquatica genomic sequence AAGCTAGCCGTAATCTGTAGTTTTTTACTACTATGGATTTTTTCTTTGATAGCAATACGAAATTTTTCAGCAATCTTGAGTGCACTTTTAAGTGTGGTGTTTGAGAGAAAAATAAAAAACTCTTCACCGCCAAAACGAACGAGTGAGTCATTTACTCGTATGGAGTCTTTTAAAAGTGATGAGATAGAAATAAGTACTTCATCTCCCGTATGATGACCATAAGTATCGTTAACTTTTTTGAAGTGGTCAATATCAAGCATAACTAAGCAAAAGGGCTCTGCATATGCCTTAAACCTTGATGTTAAGAAGTGGAACTTATCCTCAGCACCATATCTGTTATAAGCATCAGTAAGAGGGTCGTGCACATTTCTGTCTTCACTTTGGAAAAGTTCCTCTTCAAGGTCTAGGGAGCCCAATACATGTGACTGTAAAAGTTTTAGGAGGTTTTTGAGTTGATAGGTGTAGTTAGGGTATGCAATAATGGAGATAACGTTAAAATCAATAGTACTTTGAATCAATGTATCATTATTGTCTAAATTTGAAATAATAATAATTGGAGTCTCTTGATTTTCTATATCTTCATGCATAATCTCAAGAAATTCAATTATCTCTTCAACATCAAGAGAAGTGTGTAAAATAAGCATGTTTACTGAGTTGTCCATAAGGTACTCTAGGGCATCTATCTTATTTGTGCTTTGTTCAAATGCTATGTTTAATTCTGAAAATAGTGAATGTAGTTGAGTATTGTTTTGTGTAGTGGAGTCTATATTGAGAATGTTGTATTTTTGAGTATTGAGCACAATATTTATCCAAGTGATTAAAAGTAAATTGATTATATAGTAATAGGTTTAAATTTTTGTTAAATTACTATTTATTAAAGTTAATTGTTACCGTTGTTCCTTTGCCCTCAGTGGAGTCTATTTTAACTTGATAATTGTATTCAGCTGCTATACTTTGTACAATATTTAGCCCGATTCCAAACCCTCCAGCATAAGAGTTTGCCCTGACAAACCTTTTAAAAATATCCTTAAGTTTATCTTTTGCAATACCTATACCTTCATCCTTTATACTGAAGCTATTCTCACTGCAGTAGAGGTAAATAGTACTCTTTGGAGTTGAGTATTTTATACTATTGCTCAGAAGGTTGTTGATAAGCATTTTTGCTTTTGTTTTTGTGATATTTATAGGGCACTCTTGGAGATCCTCAACTACTGTAATCTGCTTTTTATCAAGTAGCTCTCTTAGATAATTTATATCTTCTTTTACGACATGGCAAAAGTCAATACTCTCCTCTTTTTCACTAGAGTTGTCAAAACTCAAAAAGCTAAGAGAGGAGTAAATGTCATAAAGTTGTTTCGTACTAATTGAGATATTATTAATTGTTTTTTCATCATAAACTTGTTTGTTTTTAAGTCTTGATGTACTCATCATTAATGCCGTGATGGGGGTGTTTAACTCATGTGTTGTGTCTTTAACAAACTCCTCAATCTCTTTCATCTTATCTCTTAGGGGAATGAGAAAAATATAGGACATAACTACTGAGATTATAATAATAAAGATAGCAGTAATGATAACCGCATAAGCGACCCTGTTTTTTAAGACTTTTATGTTTTCATTACACTGGCTACTTTGCACAATTACATAGGCAACATCGAGGTGTCCTACAGCACGTTTTGAGATAAGTGTAAAAGAGCCATCTTTATTATAAAAGTCTTGAGTAGGGTCTATTGGGCTCTCTATTTTTCCATCTAAAAGAGTATAGTTCTCATCAAGTAGAGCTACTGAAGCATTAGGAAACTCTTCAAGTTTAAAGGGAGTGTTACTCATATGTGCATGAATAATTTTAGAACTTACTTTATCTGCTATATGATTCATTTTATAAAAGTTGTTATTCATCTCCATAGAGACTTGAGAAGTGAAAAACCAGTATGCAGCAAGAGTTAAAAAAATAAATGAAGAGGTTAGATAAAGGGCTAAAAATGAGAAAAAGGATTTTTGTGTAATCTTATTCATATATATAGCCTTGACCTCGAACGGTTGTGATACTGTCCTTACCTATAAGTTCTCTTAGGGTTCGTATGTGTGAACGCAGGGTTGCATCTGATGGGAGAGAGTCAAAGTCCCATATGTTTTGTGCAAGCTCCTCGGTTGTGATTAACCTTTTTTTATTATTTAAAAAGTAAGAGAGTAGCATGCTGTTTTTTGTGCCTAAGGAGATTTTTACTCCATTGCTGAGTATCTCTTTTGTAAGGGGTATAAATGTGATAGATGGACTAAGTTGAACTTCATCCCTCGTGCCAATGTTGAAAAGTCTTTTAGTATTTTCTATTCTGGCATTTAGCTCTTCAAGCTCAAAGGGTTTTTTTATATAATCATGAGCACCAAGAGTAAAAGCTTTCTTTAAATAGTTAGTGTCAGTATAAGCAGTAATAAATATAGTCGGAGTATGATTGCAAAACTCACGTAACTCAGCTAAGAGTTCAAGTCCATTTTTCCCAGTTACATTGATGTCAAAGATAAAAAGATCATACTTCTTTGACTCTAAACATTTATATACTTCATCCGAATTAAACGCATAATCAACACTCCATGACTCTCGTAAATAGTCAAGTAAAATATCAGATAAAACAGCATCATCTTCCATGAGAAGTATATTCATAACAAAGCCTTTGGTAAAATCTTATCATATTTTGTACAACTCACTATTAAGTCATTATAATTTGATACAATAGTAAATAATAAAGTTGGACGGAAAGATGAAACATATATCAATAGGTAGACAACCAATTCTAGATTCAGATTCAAACCTTTGCTCATATGAGATACTTTACCAGGGTTCTGATGCGGCAATGAGCAGGTTTAGTACAGCCTCTGTAATAAATAGTGTGCTTAACAAGTTTGGTACACATGCTCTTCTTGGCGACAGACGCGCTTTCGTTAAAATAGATGAAAAATTTTTAATGCACGATATCATATTTTCAATTCCTGGTGAGTTTTTTGTATTTTCTATTTTAGACAGTGTAGATATGAATGAAAGAGTAGTAGAGCGAATTGAGCAACTCTATGAAAAAGGTTATATACTATCTATTGATAATTTTACATTAACTGATAATGCAAGAGAAAAATACGAGTGCGTAATGAGTAAATTATCATTTGTAAAACTAAATATTATGAACTCTACTGCATCCAA encodes the following:
- a CDS encoding sensor histidine kinase, which translates into the protein MNKITQKSFFSFLALYLTSSFIFLTLAAYWFFTSQVSMEMNNNFYKMNHIADKVSSKIIHAHMSNTPFKLEEFPNASVALLDENYTLLDGKIESPIDPTQDFYNKDGSFTLISKRAVGHLDVAYVIVQSSQCNENIKVLKNRVAYAVIITAIFIIIISVVMSYIFLIPLRDKMKEIEEFVKDTTHELNTPITALMMSTSRLKNKQVYDEKTINNISISTKQLYDIYSSLSFLSFDNSSEKEESIDFCHVVKEDINYLRELLDKKQITVVEDLQECPINITKTKAKMLINNLLSNSIKYSTPKSTIYLYCSENSFSIKDEGIGIAKDKLKDIFKRFVRANSYAGGFGIGLNIVQSIAAEYNYQVKIDSTEGKGTTVTINFNK
- a CDS encoding diguanylate cyclase, whose translation is MLNTQKYNILNIDSTTQNNTQLHSLFSELNIAFEQSTNKIDALEYLMDNSVNMLILHTSLDVEEIIEFLEIMHEDIENQETPIIIISNLDNNDTLIQSTIDFNVISIIAYPNYTYQLKNLLKLLQSHVLGSLDLEEELFQSEDRNVHDPLTDAYNRYGAEDKFHFLTSRFKAYAEPFCLVMLDIDHFKKVNDTYGHHTGDEVLISISSLLKDSIRVNDSLVRFGGEEFFIFLSNTTLKSALKIAEKFRIAIKEKIHSSKKLQITASFGVAEYEPNEDLNTLIKKADNLLYDAKASGRDSVLPLPTS
- a CDS encoding response regulator transcription factor codes for the protein MNILLMEDDAVLSDILLDYLRESWSVDYAFNSDEVYKCLESKKYDLFIFDINVTGKNGLELLAELREFCNHTPTIFITAYTDTNYLKKAFTLGAHDYIKKPFELEELNARIENTKRLFNIGTRDEVQLSPSITFIPLTKEILSNGVKISLGTKNSMLLSYFLNNKKRLITTEELAQNIWDFDSLPSDATLRSHIRTLRELIGKDSITTVRGQGYIYE